AAAATACGACAAGCTTCAATTCCATCCATCTCCGGCATCATAACATCCAATAAAATAACATTAATGTCATAGCACTTAGGAGCATTGGATGGATCTAAGTAGTCAAACATTTCTTTTGCAGATTGTACGGAAACATACTTCTCATAACCATCACTTTTCAATATTTTTTCAATAACGAAGAGGTTAACTTGGTTATCGTCTACAACAAGAATGGTCATTACATCAACTTCTCTCTATTTTTTTAGATAAAGCATATAAATTCATTGCCCGTTCCCCATAATTATACAGAAAACAACAGTTAAAAGAAATGCGGAGGCTTTCTTGTCACATTTTCAGTCTATAAGTCTCATTAGCTATGTACTATGTATAATATAAGTAATTAATAAACCTATTACGAAAGCTCCTGCTAGTCTCTTTCACTGAGTATAAAAGTAATAAGTAATAACGAATAATTTTCTATGGATTATCCTCATATATGTTTCCCACAAATAACGGATGGGTAAACATATAAGTTATGTTTATTTTGAGAAATTTTGTATAGAATATTTTTTATTGGGAAATTAGCCAGGGTGTATAATACGTTGAATAATACTTCTCTATATAATCTTATCTATTGCATTTGTAAGAGTGTACATATATGATGAGCATAATTATTTAAAGAAAAGGATTCGATTTGATGAAAGAAATTTTACTTATTCTATTATTACAACTTCTTTACGTTCCTTTATTTACACTGCGTACAATTTTTTTAGTCAAAAATATTACAACGCTCGCTTCAATGATCGGAATCGTTGAAATGCTCATCTATGTGTTTGGTCTGTCTCTTGTTTTCAGTGGCGACCAAGGTTTTCTTGCAATGGTCGTTTATGCGGTCGGTTTTGGTCTAGGTATTATTATCGGGACTCGCATCGAACAAAAGCTGGCGATTGGCTATATTTATGTAACGATCAATACGCAAATCCGCAATGAAGAGCTGATCCAAGTTATGAGAAATGAAGGGTTTGCGGTAACAACATACGTTGGTGAAGGGCGTGACAGCCAACGTTATAAATATGAAATTTTAACAAAACGGAATCGTGAAAAGGAATTATTTATGCTAGTCCAACATCATGAGCCATCCGCGTTTATAATTTCCTATGAACCGAAATCGTTTAAAGGCGGTTTCTTAGTAAAACGAATGAAGCAGCATAAGAAATATAAATAAAAAAGTCCAATGAAGAAAGTGCCGTACTGTGCTCCCCCTTCATTGGACTTTTTATATTATTTCACTTTTTGAACTGTTACTTTTTCCAGTTCCTGCCCTAAAAACTTAGCAAGTTGCAGCATTGCATACTTCTCTTCTTTTGCCTCTGCATCCGGGTTGTAGTTCGTATTTGTATTGACATCATACGTAAATATTTCCCCTCTTGCATTGCGGATAAATTCAATGCCCGCTACATCAATTCCACTGTCTTTCAGGAAATTCGCATAGTTTTCAAGCAGCTTTGTTTCGTTGTTTTCGACGATTTCAAATTTTGCACGCTGTTCTTTAGGCTCTTCTCCTACCGGACAGAACAGATCGCCAATTTGGCATACATCTGCTGGACAAAGCTCGAATCCTTCCGACGTATCGACTTGAACTGAGTAGAAATATTCTCTTCCGATAAATTCAACACGTGTGATGTACGATTCAGGTGATTCAATATATTCCTGGATCAGCACAATTCCATCAACAGGCTCTTCATAGTCCGGTTTAGCCAAATGCTCTTCCAGTGCAGCGATTGAATAGAACAGCTGAACGCCCAATCCTTTACCTGCACGATTATGCTTCGTAATAAAAGGTACGATATTCAGTGCTTTTGCCGCTTCAACAATTTGCTGTTTTCCAACAGCCGCAATTGTTTTCGGTGTTTTAATTCCGTGCTTTTCCAGTGCCGTGTACTGTTTTACTTTACTTAACTCCAGGCGTAGTGCATTGCTGCCATTTAATACTTTTCTTCCGTGGAATTCAAGCCAGTCCAGTACTGCTCCTGTCAGTTCAGGTGCGTAACGGTGATCACGCGTATGTGATGAGGCACTCATTCGGTTGTAGAATACTCCTTCCGGTGGGGCCTCAGTCAAGTTGACGATCCCCTCGTCTAAATGCCAAGTTTCATATGGTAAGTTTAATTCTTCTAAACGATTTACTAAGTGACGCGTCCAATCATCATTTTCATGGATTACGTAGATTTTTGCCATCTGTCATTCCTCCGATATGTTGCAAGCTTTTACACAGAATTTTTCAACTTTAAAGATTATACTTCCATCATACATTAATCCATATGAAATTAGTATGATTTGTTACCCGGTTGTTAATAAAACTTCATTAGAAAATAATAAAAGAACACCATAGCGTTAACTAAGGCGTTCTTTTAACGTGAATACTCTGCTACTTTATTGCGTCCTGCCTGTTTGGCTCCGATATAAAGGGCACGGTCAGCGTTACGTAAAAGCCCTTTCGTTTCATCCGTATCATCCGGCACATTCGAAACGCCGATGCTCACTGTAATAAATACTAGCTCTTTCTGACCCTCTTCGGCCAAATCGGATTCAATTAAAAATGGTGTTACTTCTACACATTGACGAATTTCTTCACCTAATTGGACTGCCTCTTCCTTCGTCATATGCGGTAGAAGCATGACAAATTCTTCTCCCCCATACCTTGCCAAAACCGATTCTTCCGGAACAAAGTTTTCCAGTAGTTTAGCAAAATTTTGAAGGATAATATTACCCGCATGATGGCCATACGTATCATTAATGCGTTTAAAATAATCGATATCCATCATTAACAATGAGAACTGCAGATGGGGGTTCGCTATAATCCGCTCCTGCTCCATCACTAGCCTTTTATCTAAATAATGATAATTATATAAACCTGTTAATGCACATGTCTCACTTTTCTCTACTGCCGCGCTGAAATACTTCGCTTTTTCCAGCGATACAGCAAAATACGTCGACAGTAAGTGAACGATATCCATCTGGTACTTTTCGAAAGCGTTCTTTTTGCGTGCCGTTAAAATCAATGTTCCTTCCGTCTTTTGATTACGGTGTATTGGAACAATCATGACACTATTCATATCAAAAGGAATAAAATCCGGAGCATCCTTTTCCCATTCTTTCGCACTGGAGAACACTTTTTTGTCTTCTGTCTGGAAGCAAATATGAATAAAGGAATCTCGGATTGAATCGGAATCTGCTTGAATTTCGATATCCTTTCCATCTACTCTTGCACGCAAAATCACATATTTCCCTTGAATATGATCGACAAGATACATCGCATCATGGGCAAAGAGCTGACCAACCCGGTGCATAAACAGTTCAATAATTTGCTGTGCGCTTAATCGATCTGCCAGCTCATGACCAAACTCACTTGCTTTACTGAGCGAATAGTTGACGCGTTCCGAAATATTGTACATTTTTGCAATAAACGTTACCGCAAAAAAAGGAATGCCTAGCAGGAAAATCGCCGGTGCTCCAATTCCATTAATCAGGATAACTAATGTAACCGCAAACGGGATCGTAATAGTCGCACTGCCATAATCCCATAATATATGTTCACTGAAAAACTTTTCATCTTCTCCTGTAAAACGGTCACGCACATACAAAATCGTATGATTGATAAACAAATGCAATACGACAAATACTGTTCCGTAAACCAGTAAGTGCGTTAAATTCGTGTTCCCTACTTCAAACCCCGCTAAATGTACAATGCCAGCAGCGAAAAACGACGTATAGGCAAACATCCACGAAGTAAAAATAATCCGGTAAAATGCATCTTTATGATTTCTCATCTGGTAAATAATCGGCAAAATACTTAACTGGACGATAAGCATTTCTGCCCCGACACCGTACAGCAAAAAGGCTGCCAATGTCACCCATTGAGAAAGAATAATCGTCGTATTCCCGATTTGGAAAGGAATCGCTGTTGTTATGAGTGCGAAAATAGTCAGATACACGAAAATTTCCCAGTCGATTGGCTGACTTGGAAACAGAAAATATAAACCGTACATGAGGGGTAGCCCTGTAGCTAACCAAAGCAATAATACATTCTGTTTTGTTCTTTGATTAAATTCCATACCGGCCCCCCCACCACTTTAACTGAAATGTCTGACAACTATTAGTATATCATGACTACTAAGGAATGTAGCATGTTTTAGTTCCTAATTTTTTGTTTCTATTATCCTAATAAATAGAGAATTGATAGGTTTTTAGCTTTACCGTACTGTAAAATAATAACATAATTATACAATTTTTCAATAATATTATTTGAAATAACACAAAAAATGTAAATCTTTTATTTAGACCGTTGGATTACTTTTTCTACATTGTTCCATACATAAATCTCTTCATTTACTGTCTTACCTGCTATATTTAATTGAACCGTTTTAACATACTCAGCTCCATAATATTGATAAAACAGTCTTGTTTTATTATCTGCTAATACATCCACATATATTTTCTGATAGCCCTGCTCTAAAAAGGTACTCATAATTTGATTCAATAGTTTTTTCCCGACGCTTTTGCCTTGCCATTCTTCAAGTAAATAAATCGATGTTAAATCGCTTGCTCCTGCCTCTTTATTTGTATTACGTGTGCCCCCTGTGACAAAACCAATAATTTCTCCCTCATTTTCTGCAACGAAGATTGTATTAGTTTTATCTGAAATATTGTTTTCCCAAAGTTTTGTGCGTTGCGCATAGCTGAGCCCATCCAGAAAGCTCTGTGGAATAATTCCCTTATATGTAGTCCGCCAACTATCAACATGGACTTTGGCTATCCCAGTGGCATCACTTATATTTGCTTTGCGAATAATCATCCCGTCTCTTCCCTTCCTATTTAAAATATTTCAAATTGCTCAATGTCACCTGTTTTCATATCTTTCAGCTCATATCGTCCGCGTTGAATTTCATTTTCCCCTAAAATAACTACTTTCCGGATATTTTCACGATTTGCTTTTTCCATTGCTTTTCGCAATTTCTTCCCACTTAATTCAACTTCTACACGATTTCCTTGCTGACGTAATTGCCAAGCTATACGCAGGGCTTCCTTTTCCTTATTTAATGGAATAATATAAATATCCACCAACGATTGGTTGGCATTATTTTCTCTTTGCTCCATCGCTGTATATATAACGTCTAAACCAAATGAAATGCCGACAGTAGAAATTTTCTCCTCTGAACCGATCAATCCTCCAATGGCATTATCGTAACGACCGCCGCCTCCAATACTTGATTTAATGGCACCATCTTTTAGAAACAGCTCATAAATCGTTCCTGTATAGATTTCCAGACCACGTGCTAAAAATGGATTAAACACACAACTTTCACCGACATTTAAAACTTGTAAATAATCTAGCAGCTCGACTAATTCTTCATATCCTTGCTTAATTAATTCATTCTCCATTCGGTACTGTTCAAAATATGCCAGTGTCGGATTAGCATTTAAAAACTGCTTAATAAACTCAATTGTGGAAGGTAAAAGGTTCTGTTCTTCCAATTCTTTCAGTAAAGTGATTTGATCGATTTTCTCCATCTTATCAAGTATAAGAATGACGCTGTTTATTTTTGTTTGAGGGACTTCAAAAAATTGCAGTAACCCTGCCAATAGCTTACGGTTATTGAATTGAATCACCATTTCAATATTCAACTTGTTAAAAGCATCGATTGTCATCATCATCAATTCAGCTTCTGCGGACTGGGATTCTATGCCGACAACATCCACATCGCATTGAGTGAACTCTCTAAACCTTCCTGCTTTAATCGGTCCATCCCGGAAGACTTTCCCGATTTCGTAGCGCTTAAAGGGCATTGATAATTGTGGGTTCATCGCAATTACTTTTGCAAAAGGTATCGTTAAATCATAACGAAGTGCTAAATCACGTTCCCCACGATCTGTTAATGTGTACATTTCTTTTAAAATTTCTGCCCCACCTGCATATTTGGAAGCCATTAGCTTTGTATAATTTAATATCGGTGTCTCCAATGGCTTGCATCCATACAATATAAACGTATCTTCTAATGTGCGCCGTATGTTGCGTCTGATGACTTCCTGGCTTGGTAAATAATCCTGTGTTCCTCTTACGTTTTGATAGTCCATTTTTTTCATACAAATCCTCCTATTTTTGAGAAATAAAAAAATCGTATAATGATAAAGCTCCAAAACGGCTTTATTATACGATTCAATGCGAAAAAGTCTTCCTATTCATTATTAAAAATCTAATAAAGATAGCAAGACTACTTAGTATGAAGATGTAATTGTGTAAACTGCTGCTGAGTATAAATGAACCCTTTCATAAAATTTCCCCCTTTTTAATTACTACACTATACTGCATGCTTCCAGATTGTGTCAACATAAGTTTCAGAATTTTCTTTTTATAGTTGGAGAAGTACTCATCTAATTTGAGGTGTTCTAATATGACTTTACGATTTTCTAATAACGCTTGAATCTTTTCTAATATCCCCGAGTTATCTTCTAATAAAATTTCGATTACCCATAATCTCCCAAAAATTATTAATTTTCTGCATAATTTTTTTATTTCATTTATTAAATGACAAGTATACGTTAAAATTGAAAATGTTGGAGGTCGAACCTCTACATAATGTATTTAAAGTAAAGGACTGATGAAATGAAAAGAAGATGGTTGTTTTTGATGAGTCTTCTCGTTGTAGTCGTGCTCTCTGCCTGCTCTCAGAAGTCAGAGGAAGAGAAAAAGGAACGGGTGAAAATTGGGGTCATGCTGTCAGATGCAGGACTTGGTGATCAGTCGTTTTCAGATCTTGCTTTTGAAGGTCTCGAAAAAGCACGCGATGAGTTAAATATAACGTTTGATTACCGTGAACTTGAATTTACCGGTACATATAAGCAAGGGCTGGAAGAACTCGTTGCGGAAGGACAGGATCTGATCATTGGAATCGGGTTTACAGTCCAGGAAGATATGGAAGCAGTGGCTGCTGCTAATCCGGACGAGCAATTTATATTAATCGACGCAGTGTCTGACCTGCCGAATGTTCATAATATAACTTTTAAAGAAGATGAAGGTTCCTATTTACTCGGGGCGCTCGCTGCGATGAAAACAGACAGCAATACTATCGGATTTATCGGCGGTGTTGAAAATGAAGTTATCAAGCGTTTCGAAACTGGGTTTAAAGCCGGTGCCAAACAAGTAAACCCTGACATAGAAGTATTATCTGAATATGCAGGTGATTTCGGTGATGATCAGCTTGGTGCTTCAATTGCCCGCGATATGATTGCGCAAGGTGCGGATTATATTTATCCCGCTGCCGGCTTCACAGGGGTCGGCTCTATTTTGGCGGCACAGGAATCCGGTGTACATGCATTCGGTGTGGACAGCGATCAGTTTTTCCTTGCTGAGGATACGATTGTTTCTTCAATGCTAAAACAGGTCGATACTGCTGTTTATCAGGCAATTAAAGAAATTGCGGAAACAGGGACACTTTCAGAAAAAGATAATGTGCTTGGCATTAAAGAAAATGGTGTTAGTCTTGCACCAATCCGTGTCGTGAATTTAACTGCGCAGGAACAAAAGCAAATTGATCAGTTACAGCAGGAAATTTCGGACGGCCAAGTGACGATTAAGTAGAAGGAAGGATCGTACAACAGTGAAATTAAAACAGAAAATATTAATGTTAGCATTGTTACCGCTGCTTTTAGCTGTCTGTATTATCGGCTATAATATTAGCCAGCTTATGAGCCTGAACGCATCAACGGAAGAAGTCGTGGATTCCTTAGTTGCCGTTGAGGAATTAAACAGCTCAGTTCAAAGCCTGCAAAAATCATTGAGCGTCTATTCGATCAATGTATCCGAAAACAATAAATATAATATTGAAACGGATTTAGCGCGAACTGAGGAAGTTTATAACAATCTGAAAGGCAGTTTTTCAACAGAACGCCAACGTCAAATTAGTGCACAGTTTGAAGAAAAGTTCGCAAAAATTTCCGAAGCGACTGCCGCTTCCCTACAGGAAACAAATGTTGCGGAAATTAAGCGTCAATCCCAGCGTACACGAGGAATCGTTAATGATGTAATCGAGTTGAAACGTGATGTGAGCGCAAACTATACTGCGATGCAGCAAGAGCTTGGTAATAAAATAAACGCGATTACATGGATCTCCATTATTTCCGCTATCGCACTTATAATCGTAAGTGTCGTGTCGGCACTATATTTCACAAACAAAATTGTTGGCCGCATCAGTCGATTAACAACAGGTGCAAAAGAAATTGCTGCCGGGAATTTAAATGTGCAGTTTGAAGATCAGGAAGCTGATGATGAAGTTGGTGAATTACAGACTTCATTCCGCCAGATGACCGGTAACTTAAAGGAAATCATTACGCATGTTTCTGACAGTTCTGATCAGGTTGCAGCATCTGCCGAGGAGCTGATGGCCAGTGCCGATGAAACAATGCTTGGTACAGAACTGATCTCCACTTCCATTCAAAATGTTTCGGACGCAGCAGATAAGCAAAAAGAAATGTCGAGCTCCTCTGCTGCCTTTGCGCAAAAAGTATTGGAAGAAGCTGAAGAAATCGCGAATCAGGCAAATCAGGCGACAGCACTTTCTATTTCAACCAATGAGAAAATCGAAAAAGGTTCGGTGTATGTAGAAAACACCGTGTCTCAAATGAACCTCATTCAATCAACAGTAGAAGAAACAGCAGATTCGTTAACACTTCTTGCTAGCCGTACGACTGAGATTGTGAATATATTAAAGCTTGTACAGGATATTTCCGACCAGACGAACCTGCTTGCACTGAATGCTGCAATTGAAGCAGCGCGTGCAGGTGAAGCAGGTAAAGGCTTTGCCGTTGTCGCGGATGAAGTGAAGAAATTATCTGAGCAGACGAAGCAGTCCGTATCCGATATTTCGCGCATTGCCGCTGAAATTGAAAACGATACGACTACCACCGTTTCGTCAATCCAGCAAGTGAAAGACCGCGTCAATGCGGGAATCACGATTTCGCACGATACGAAGGCAACGTTTGATGAAATTCTTGTTATTATCGGTCAAGTACAAGCTCAGGTAAACGAGATTACCGCTGTATCTGACAGCATTCATTCGAAAATGGAATCTGTGTCAGAGCAATCACTTGAGATGGCGTCGGTTTCTGAAACTACAGCAGATAATGCCGTTTCGGTCGCATCCGCTTCAGAAGAGCAGCTTGCATCGATGTCCGAAGTGAATACCGCAGCAGGTTCTCTTGCCCACCTTGCCGAAGAACTGCAAGGCATCGTGGCGAAGTTTAGAACTTGATGCTACATGTGCCAACCGAAATCCTTTTATAGGGTTTCGGTTTTTTTGTTGGGGTGGGTCTACTAGAAGAGTTACAACTGATATTAGAAGATCCTAATTCGTTATTAGAACATTCACCACCTTTATTAGCACATCTCGGATACTTATTACAACTGACACTTATATTAGAAAATAAGACTTTTTTAGATAACTTTTCGCTATATTAGAACATCCCGGCAATTTATTAGAATCTAACCTCTGCAATTCACCCTCATCCATAGAAATGTTATATGACAAAATTCCCTGCTTAAACCATAATAAATTTTACTTAATTCCAAAACTTCATTTTAAGCCTAAATAACTACCTATCACCTATAAAATTAGTCTTAAGTACTTTAAATTTAAACCGAAGTTATAAATATATTTTAACTATGAATTCGGAGGAAAATAAATATGAATATTGGAAAGAAACTGTTCGGTAGCTTTGGTATCGTTATTCTAATTCTCATTTTTCTTTCAATTTTTTCTGTCATTAAAATGACTGAAATTGATGAGGATTATTCGTATGTAATCGATGGGGCCGTATTTAATGCGATGGAATTATCGGCAATTCAAAATGCGACATCATTACAGGGACTATATATCCGTTCCTATGTTTTACGCCAAGATCCAACTGATATAGAAAGACTTACTACTCAAAGAGAAACAATTGCAGAAAAAATCGGTGAAATCGAAGGATTATTTAGAACCGCTAAAATGCAGGAACAATTAAGCATATTAAAAGAACAACAAGCTTTATATAACGGCTATGTAGAAGAAGTAATTGCGTACGTCGATAATGAAGAAACAGATAGAGCTTATAATATGTTATTCGAATTCGCTGTACCAGCTAACCGCAATATTCAGCAAACAATCAATGGTATGGTTGATTTCCAAAAGGAACAGATGAACACTACTAGTAAGGAAACAACTGAAAGCGCAAATATAATTAAAATTTCGCTTATTACAATTGCTGTGATAGGTACACTCATTGCAGTTGCTTTAGCCATCTACATTACACTCAGCATTACCCGTCCATTACGCAGATTAACAAATACTGCAAATGTGATAGCGAATGGGGATTTACGCGAGGAAGATATTCATGTTAAATCAAAAGATGAGATTAGAGACCTTGCGACTGCCTTTAATGCAATGAAAGCCAATCTTGCCAGCTTGATCAGTAATGTATCATTAAACGTTTCAAGTACAACAGCAGCTTCTGAACAGCTGGCGAGCAGTACCGATGAAGTATCTGCAGCTTCTGCTGATATTGCAAAACGTGTGGAAACTGTTGCTGAAGGCGGTAGTAACGCTGCAGCAATCGGCAATGATTGTGCTGTTGCTATGGATGAGACAGCTCAAGGTGTAAGCCGAATCGCTGAAGCCGCGCAAGTATTGAACTCACATGCGATGGACATGCAGACAATTGCTGGAGAAGGCGGTCATACATTACAGACAGCTGAACAGCAAATGTCGGTTATTCAGCAGTCTTCTTATGAAACAAAAGAAAAAATTAAACAGCTGAGCAGACAATCTGCCGAGATCGAGAACATTACAAAAGTGATTACGGATATTACAGATCAGACAAACCTGCTTGCTCTAAATGCAGCAATTGAAGCGGCCCGTGCAGGAGAACATGGTAAAGGGTTTGCCGTTGTTGCTGACGAAGTGCGCAAACTTGCTGAGCAATCGAAAAGCTCGGCATCGCAAATTGCCGGCTTAACATCTACGATTCAAGCAGATACGAGAGAAGTTGAAGAAAGCGTTAATGCAACAGCTCAAAATGTTGATCAGGGTGTTATTTACTTACAAAATGCGCAAGTTTCATTTAATCATATTGTCGGATCGATCACAGAGATGACTTCTCAAATTCAAGAAGTGTCTGCATCATCCGAACAAATTTCCGCAAGTACTGAGGAAGTTGCAGCATCTATTGCTGAAATGGCTCATGCAGCTAACGGAGCTGCCGGTGAGATTGGCATTGTCCTATCAGCAGTTGAAGAACAAACTGCCACTATGCAGGAAATTAACGCTGTCGCCCAATCATTGAGCGTAGGCGCTGTCGGAGTTCAAGAACAAATCAACGAATTTAAAGTGTAAAATTTAAGACGCAAAAGCTGTAAAATCAGCTTTTGCGTCTATTTGTATTATTGGATTCTACTAAACTCTAATCCAACGAATTAATCTGCTTGTACCATTTTCACTAGCACACTTGCCAATGCTTTCTTTTCGCTTTCATCTGCTACTTTCCATAATTCCTGCAGCACTTTTTCTTCACTGTTTCGAGGTTCTTCGTTTTTAGCTAAATGCTCCGCTACAAACTTGGCGCCTTTTGCCAACATGTCATCGCTCAAACCTAGTCGTTCACCTTTAGCAAGCTGGTCGTTCAAATAGCTTTTGAACGTTGAAAAGCTTTCTAAAATCTGATCTTTTTTCTCTGGAGATAATTCATCAAGTTTCTTGTTAATGTTATTCATTTCACTCATTTTGTAATTCCTCCTAGATTGTGTTTTGGCGTTCCCCTAACAATTACCCGCCTCATTTGTGATTAAACTTTATTTCATAAAAAATCTTCTAAATAAAAATTATTATACATAATATAACTATCATTGCTAAAAAACGGGTACCGCTTCACCTGTTAGTGAGCAGTACCCGTTTTACGATTTATTTTTTGGGTTTATTTTCAGTTTTTTCGATATGCTCCATAATTCGTTTATGACGACGGACATCCCGCTTCGTAATAGGAATGACTTCATGTCGGATCATTTTGAAGAAGGAAACAATGAGTAAGAGCATGACGACAGTAAATGGAAGGGCTGATATGAGTGAAGCTGTTTGCAAAGCTTCGAGCCCGCCTGAAAACAATAGTACACTTGCAATCGCAGCAATTAAAACACCCCAAATTACTTTTAATCGATTATGAGGGTTCATCGTCCCTTTATCCGTCATGCTTGCCATAATAAATGTCGCTGTATCCCCTGATGTAATAAGGAAAATAACAATTAAAACAATCCCTAATATCGAGGCGATCGTTGTTAACGGAAGCTGTTCCAGCATTAGAAATAATGCGACAGTCAAATCAGTATCAACTG
This portion of the Solibacillus isronensis genome encodes:
- a CDS encoding sensor domain-containing diguanylate cyclase; this encodes MEFNQRTKQNVLLLWLATGLPLMYGLYFLFPSQPIDWEIFVYLTIFALITTAIPFQIGNTTIILSQWVTLAAFLLYGVGAEMLIVQLSILPIIYQMRNHKDAFYRIIFTSWMFAYTSFFAAGIVHLAGFEVGNTNLTHLLVYGTVFVVLHLFINHTILYVRDRFTGEDEKFFSEHILWDYGSATITIPFAVTLVILINGIGAPAIFLLGIPFFAVTFIAKMYNISERVNYSLSKASEFGHELADRLSAQQIIELFMHRVGQLFAHDAMYLVDHIQGKYVILRARVDGKDIEIQADSDSIRDSFIHICFQTEDKKVFSSAKEWEKDAPDFIPFDMNSVMIVPIHRNQKTEGTLILTARKKNAFEKYQMDIVHLLSTYFAVSLEKAKYFSAAVEKSETCALTGLYNYHYLDKRLVMEQERIIANPHLQFSLLMMDIDYFKRINDTYGHHAGNIILQNFAKLLENFVPEESVLARYGGEEFVMLLPHMTKEEAVQLGEEIRQCVEVTPFLIESDLAEEGQKELVFITVSIGVSNVPDDTDETKGLLRNADRALYIGAKQAGRNKVAEYSR
- a CDS encoding DUF2179 domain-containing protein, with amino-acid sequence MKEILLILLLQLLYVPLFTLRTIFLVKNITTLASMIGIVEMLIYVFGLSLVFSGDQGFLAMVVYAVGFGLGIIIGTRIEQKLAIGYIYVTINTQIRNEELIQVMRNEGFAVTTYVGEGRDSQRYKYEILTKRNREKELFMLVQHHEPSAFIISYEPKSFKGGFLVKRMKQHKKYK
- a CDS encoding methyl-accepting chemotaxis protein, producing the protein MNIGKKLFGSFGIVILILIFLSIFSVIKMTEIDEDYSYVIDGAVFNAMELSAIQNATSLQGLYIRSYVLRQDPTDIERLTTQRETIAEKIGEIEGLFRTAKMQEQLSILKEQQALYNGYVEEVIAYVDNEETDRAYNMLFEFAVPANRNIQQTINGMVDFQKEQMNTTSKETTESANIIKISLITIAVIGTLIAVALAIYITLSITRPLRRLTNTANVIANGDLREEDIHVKSKDEIRDLATAFNAMKANLASLISNVSLNVSSTTAASEQLASSTDEVSAASADIAKRVETVAEGGSNAAAIGNDCAVAMDETAQGVSRIAEAAQVLNSHAMDMQTIAGEGGHTLQTAEQQMSVIQQSSYETKEKIKQLSRQSAEIENITKVITDITDQTNLLALNAAIEAARAGEHGKGFAVVADEVRKLAEQSKSSASQIAGLTSTIQADTREVEESVNATAQNVDQGVIYLQNAQVSFNHIVGSITEMTSQIQEVSASSEQISASTEEVAASIAEMAHAANGAAGEIGIVLSAVEEQTATMQEINAVAQSLSVGAVGVQEQINEFKV
- a CDS encoding BMP family lipoprotein, with protein sequence MKRRWLFLMSLLVVVVLSACSQKSEEEKKERVKIGVMLSDAGLGDQSFSDLAFEGLEKARDELNITFDYRELEFTGTYKQGLEELVAEGQDLIIGIGFTVQEDMEAVAAANPDEQFILIDAVSDLPNVHNITFKEDEGSYLLGALAAMKTDSNTIGFIGGVENEVIKRFETGFKAGAKQVNPDIEVLSEYAGDFGDDQLGASIARDMIAQGADYIYPAAGFTGVGSILAAQESGVHAFGVDSDQFFLAEDTIVSSMLKQVDTAVYQAIKEIAETGTLSEKDNVLGIKENGVSLAPIRVVNLTAQEQKQIDQLQQEISDGQVTIK
- a CDS encoding histidine--tRNA ligase — translated: MKKMDYQNVRGTQDYLPSQEVIRRNIRRTLEDTFILYGCKPLETPILNYTKLMASKYAGGAEILKEMYTLTDRGERDLALRYDLTIPFAKVIAMNPQLSMPFKRYEIGKVFRDGPIKAGRFREFTQCDVDVVGIESQSAEAELMMMTIDAFNKLNIEMVIQFNNRKLLAGLLQFFEVPQTKINSVILILDKMEKIDQITLLKELEEQNLLPSTIEFIKQFLNANPTLAYFEQYRMENELIKQGYEELVELLDYLQVLNVGESCVFNPFLARGLEIYTGTIYELFLKDGAIKSSIGGGGRYDNAIGGLIGSEEKISTVGISFGLDVIYTAMEQRENNANQSLVDIYIIPLNKEKEALRIAWQLRQQGNRVEVELSGKKLRKAMEKANRENIRKVVILGENEIQRGRYELKDMKTGDIEQFEIF
- a CDS encoding GNAT family N-acetyltransferase; amino-acid sequence: MIIRKANISDATGIAKVHVDSWRTTYKGIIPQSFLDGLSYAQRTKLWENNISDKTNTIFVAENEGEIIGFVTGGTRNTNKEAGASDLTSIYLLEEWQGKSVGKKLLNQIMSTFLEQGYQKIYVDVLADNKTRLFYQYYGAEYVKTVQLNIAGKTVNEEIYVWNNVEKVIQRSK
- a CDS encoding ATP-grasp domain-containing protein — encoded protein: MAKIYVIHENDDWTRHLVNRLEELNLPYETWHLDEGIVNLTEAPPEGVFYNRMSASSHTRDHRYAPELTGAVLDWLEFHGRKVLNGSNALRLELSKVKQYTALEKHGIKTPKTIAAVGKQQIVEAAKALNIVPFITKHNRAGKGLGVQLFYSIAALEEHLAKPDYEEPVDGIVLIQEYIESPESYITRVEFIGREYFYSVQVDTSEGFELCPADVCQIGDLFCPVGEEPKEQRAKFEIVENNETKLLENYANFLKDSGIDVAGIEFIRNARGEIFTYDVNTNTNYNPDAEAKEEKYAMLQLAKFLGQELEKVTVQKVK
- a CDS encoding methyl-accepting chemotaxis protein; translation: MKLKQKILMLALLPLLLAVCIIGYNISQLMSLNASTEEVVDSLVAVEELNSSVQSLQKSLSVYSINVSENNKYNIETDLARTEEVYNNLKGSFSTERQRQISAQFEEKFAKISEATAASLQETNVAEIKRQSQRTRGIVNDVIELKRDVSANYTAMQQELGNKINAITWISIISAIALIIVSVVSALYFTNKIVGRISRLTTGAKEIAAGNLNVQFEDQEADDEVGELQTSFRQMTGNLKEIITHVSDSSDQVAASAEELMASADETMLGTELISTSIQNVSDAADKQKEMSSSSAAFAQKVLEEAEEIANQANQATALSISTNEKIEKGSVYVENTVSQMNLIQSTVEETADSLTLLASRTTEIVNILKLVQDISDQTNLLALNAAIEAARAGEAGKGFAVVADEVKKLSEQTKQSVSDISRIAAEIENDTTTTVSSIQQVKDRVNAGITISHDTKATFDEILVIIGQVQAQVNEITAVSDSIHSKMESVSEQSLEMASVSETTADNAVSVASASEEQLASMSEVNTAAGSLAHLAEELQGIVAKFRT